From Rhododendron vialii isolate Sample 1 chromosome 7a, ASM3025357v1:
GAAAGCTAAACAAATGGAGTAGTGCAGTACGGGCCGTCGGCAATGTCATGCACACAACATAAATTACTGTAATACACGGTGCAATGCTACGCAAAACAGAACTTTCGTATAAAGGAAAGATGCATCCGAAAAGGATACGACTCCATACTGTTGTAGTACACGAAAAattaaggaaagaaagaaaatgcagCGATTAGTATCGGATGCAGACTAATGCAGTTTTATTTCACACTCTCAGTATAAAGTACTGGAAACGTACATGTATCGATGTTATTCTCTAGTCTCTACTCCTAGTTTTGGTGGAGTATCAACATAAAGCTTCTTTATGCAAAGAAAATGTTCTCTCTGTACGATACTGCACGAACCAACTTTCTTTGTCATCATCACTTACTACTGCTACTACTGCACCCATTGATCCCCCCAGTCATGGCGctcatataaacttcctccctCCCTCATCTCCTCCTCTGcaacaacctctctctctctctctctctctctctctctctctctctctctctcacaaatgGCTTTTCAATTCAGTTTCATTCTTGCTTTGTCACTTCTTTCTCTATTCAACCCTTTTCAAGCAGCTGCAACAGCCAACCAGTCTCAATTCTTTACTCTCATGAGAAACTCTCTCAAAGGAAACCTCTTGTCTTATTGGAACAACACCAGTACTGGATTCACACCCTTTTGCAGCTACACCGGTATCGGCTGCAACGAGAATGGGGACGTGGTGAGCATCGACCTCTCCGCTCAGTCCCTTTCTGGCCACTTCCCTGACGACGTGTGCTCCTACCTCCCTCGGCTCCGTATTCTCCGCCTCGGCCACAACAACCTCCATGGCAATTTCCCAAGCAGTATCACCAACTGCTCTCTCTTAGAACAACTCAATATGAGCTCCACATACCTGACAGGAAAGCTGCCGGATTTTTCCCCATTGACCTCGCTCAGGTTACTTGAATCTCCAACAACTTTTTTGTTCATTCTAAACTGTAGTCATTTTTGTGGCGCTCAAATTTCTTCCCAACATTCTTATGTATGCAAGTGTCctagttagttttttttggataacaTGGAAATCTTGTCATCTTACAAAATTTCCACATGATCCAATGACCAAAAATTCGCCACAGCAACGGTGtagatagatatagatatagagGATTTTGAGGGGATTTCTGGGGCGCTAATATTTATGATTTCAAAGTCTTGAAAGTTGTAAAATCTGTTTGTGTAGTGATCTGACAGTTTGCCAAATACTTTTCGCCATTGCCCTCTCTCAGGTTACTTGACCTCTCCTACAACCATTTCGCCGGTGATTTCCCTCTCTCTGTCACCAACCTAACAAATCTTGAGGTTCTAAACTTCAATGAAAACGGAGGTTTCAACTTATGGGAATTGCCGGAGAATATTTCAGGACTGAAAAAACTCAATACCATGGTCTTGACAACGTGCATGGTACGCGGGTTTATCCCAAGATCACTAGGAAACATGACATCGCTGAGTGATCTGGAATTGAGTGGGAATTTCCTAGTGGGTCGGATTCCCATAGAGCTTGGGTTGCTAAAGAACTTGAAGCAACTCGAGCTTTACTACAACCAACAACTTGAGGGGGAAATACCTGAGGAGCTTGGAAATCTCACAGAGCTCATAGACCTGGACATGTCTGTGAACAAGTTAAGTGGAAAAATCCCGGAATCTATATGGCGACTTCCAAAGCTTCAAGTGTTGCAGCTTTACAACAATACCCTCATTGGAGAAATCCCTGAGGCCATTGAAAGCTCAACGACTCTAACAACGTTGTCGCTCTACGACAACTTCTTGACTGGAGACGTTCCTAAAGGCCTCGGGCGATCATCACCCTTGGTTCTTTTGGAATTGTCCGAAAATCGACTTTCTGGAGAGCTCCCAGCGGAGGCATGCAATGGAGGTAAATTGCTTTACTTTCTTGTCTTGGGAAATAGTTTTTCTGGGAGACTACCGGAAAATTATGCAAGGTGCGAGTCTCTGATACGGTTTCGAGTTAGTTATAACCGTTTGGAGGGAACCATACCAGAAGGGCTTCTTGCTCTTCCCCATGTCTCAATCCTTGATATTGGTTACAACCGTTTGAATGGATCCATTCCCAAGTCAATTGGAAATGCCAAGAACTTATCGGAACTTTTCATACAGAGTAATGGGATTTCAGGTGTCCTGCCTCCAGAAATCTCTCAAGCTGTCAATCTAGTCAAGATTGATCTCAGCAACAATCTCTTGTCTGGTCCCATACCTTCTGAAATCGGCAACCTAAGAAAGCTAAATTCATTGATGTTGCAAGGTAACAAGTTCAATTCATCCATCACAGATTCTCTTTCTTCACTAAAATCTCTAAATGTCCTTGATCTCTCCAACAATCACTTGATGGGGAGTATTCCAGAGAGTCTGTGTGAATTGCTACCAAACTCGATGAACTTTTCCGACAATCTACTTTCTGGTCCAATTCCTCTTCCATTTATAAAGGGCGGATTAGTAGAAAGTTTTTCAGGTAACCCAGGTCTCTGTGTGTCAGTCTACCTTAGTTCATCACATATAAACTTCCCCATGTGTTCACGGTCTTCTAAccgaaagaaaataaatgttaTCTGGGTAATCACGATATCAATGGCGATTATGAGTGTTGGAATTCTTTTGTATATAAAGAGACGGGTGTGTAAAGAAAATTCCATGATGGAACGCGATGAGACTTCCTCGTCCTCATTTTTCTCATATGATGTGAAAAGCTTCCATCTAATAAGCTTTGATCAACGTGAAATCGCTGAAGCCATGATTGATAAGAACATAGTGGGGCAGGGAGGATCTGGGACGGTATACAAGATTCAGTTAAGCAATGGGGAAGTTGTCGCTGTGAAGAAACTGTGGAGTCGAAGTACAAAGGACTTTGCTTCAGAGGATCATTTGGATTTGGACAAGGAGTTGAAAACTGAGGTTGAGACTCTGGGAAGCATAAGGCACAAGAACATTGTCAAGTTGTACTCCTACTTCTCGCGTTTGGATTGCAGCTTGTTGATTTATGAGTACATGCCTAACGGGAACCTTTGGGATGCACTTCACAATGGAAAAATCCTTTTGCATTGGCCCACCCGCCATCAGATTGCGCTGGGGGTTGCTCAGGGTTTGGCCTACCTCCACCATGATCTGAAGCTACCTATCATTCATAGAGACATCAAGTCGACCAATATTTTGTTGGATATCACTTACAAACCAAAGGTCGCGGATTTTGGCATAGCCAAAGTGTTGCAAGCAAGAGGAGGGAAAGATTCCACCACTACTGTCATTGCAGGGACTTATGGATACATGGCTCCAGGTTCTTTTCTGGTCCAACTCTGTTCCGATTTGATTAAATGTCTATTTACATATACCATATGCAAAGATGGACACATCTTGTTATTTGTTAATTGCCTTTATGGTTAAGTTGTTTCACGATCCTTTGCGCACATATCATGTGTTACACTGGTATGTTATTCATTGTTGTGCCTTTTAGGTCCCAGCTATCTCTTGAGAGTTGAGAGGAATATAAAATCTttattttgattgttttttctCTCTACCGACTACCGTAGCCATAGACACACTATGGAACCACTATATCTTGTGTGGGTTGATTATTTTGTCTTTCGATTCGTCTGGTTTCCTTCACAGCAGTTGTACAATATTTGATTAGCGACACAGTTTCTTTTAGCAATTGCACCTAACATTCCaatgagtgttttttgttttgtttcattagctagtattttttgctaaaaaggtGTTCCAAAGAGTTCTGCTTAATATATTGTAAAATGGCATCCATCACGAAAACAAAACACATACATACACTTTTGATCTGCTTTTAATCTTCATCTGTTTCATTGTCCAAACAGTTATTCATATTTCTATGCGTTCATCAACTCCATTTTTGTTAACTATGTGACAGAATACGCATACACTTCAAAGGCTACGACCAAGTGTGACGTCTACAGTTTTGGAGTCGTATTGATGGAACTAGTAACTGGAAGGAAGCCAGTGGAGGCAGAGTTTGGAGAGGACAAGAACATTATATATTGGGTTTCAACCAAAGTGGAGACCAAAGAAGGACCTATTGAAGTTTTAGACAAACAACTATCCGGGGCGTTCAAAGACGAGATGATTAAGGTGCTCAAGATTGCCATCCGTTGCACGTATAAATTACCCAGCCATCGCCCAACGATAAGTGAGGTAGTTCAGTTGCTCATTGAGGCGGATCCGTACGGATGCGATATTTGCAAGTCTTCAAATAAGACTAGAGAATCAGCAGATGTTACCAAGACACAGAGTTGAACTGATATATGATTACACAGGAGATGTTGAGGGGTTTAACGTGTCCTATAGCATTTGTCGAATAGTAGTATTAGCACTTAAACTATAGAGACAATGAACTACTgaccttgtttgttttttctatgaaaaagtAGTATGCTAGATTTATACTCTCTTTTCTGCAGTCATATGTTTCTGCTTTTCTCCTTGGCATATTGTAAAAAGATTTTTGAGGAACTGCTTAATGTGAACGCATAGCATCTGATATATTTAATATCTACGGGAAATAGGCCTTTTTGTTCcgagcagtgttctaaaaatagGAATTAATGCTGGCGGGCTTATCCGACTAATTACTATTCACCGATTACTAATTGCTATGGGCCGATTACTTGGCCTCGAAGCTCGAAGATTGCCGActgcccgactagcgcctagcaacTTTTAGAATTCTGCCTTTTTTCCCTATGAGACTTCTTTTTGGCATCAAAGGTGGGTACCTGATTCTGAAATTTAAAGTTTTGAGCGTGATTTGTTTTTGGAGGGCCATATTTAGCTTAGCATCCATTCGATAAAGATTGGTCAGCATTTTTGTATCTATGTAGCCTATAGGGACAACGGAGAAAGCATAACCCTTTTTTCCTCCTTTATCTTTGttcctttttctcctttccATGTGTGATTTGTTTAGGTTGAAAAGGATTTGCAACAGGTATAAAAAGACATCGAGCTTGTTTCACCACAGATATTGTGACATGAACCTCTACTTGCTGTTAGATAATATAATTAGTTCGGTATAGAATGGGTGATTACTTAATATGACATTGGGACCTCTTCATCTAGTAGCTTAAATAACCGGGTTGGATTCAACCCATTCTGTCAAATATCCTAAATGAACCAATTTATACTCCACGATGATAGATCTTATAAAAATGTTGCACGATAATAGATACTAACAGAAGCTAATCTTGACTTCAAAAGCAGCTGCACGTGAGGGAATGTTGTGTTATATAAGTAGCATATTGGTTGAATATGGAACTTAATATAATGTTGGGATTCTCCAACTAATGAGTTCTTGGCATGGATCCAAAGTTTCTTTACTTGCTTACTCAGCTACTGTTTGTTTATTTAAAGGTCAGCTAAGAAAGACATTTGATTCCTCCATTACTATTTGAAGCCATGCATTCCTAAAATGGTTCTGAAACTGCTATAATTGTTAGGTCATCAACTTGTAAGTATTGTAAATTATGTTCAGAATCATTTTCAAGAATAGGCACACAAAAGATCATCATATGCATGTGTTTGGACCAGTGTATGAAACCCACACGTGTGTAAGTTTCACCTTTTGGAGTGGTAGAAGGGGTCCACTTGAAAGAATAagattcatttttatttttattttttgaggaaAAAGAATAAGATTCATTGAGACAAGTATTTCTTTTGATATGGGTGGAGAGTCCATAAGCAAAAAGTAATTCAATAAGTTTTCAAAGAAGGAATAGTTATCCAACCCAAAAAAGATAGACCACCCAATAAAGTTTAGATAATGGAAGTGCACTTCAAGCCATATGCCCCTCAAAATGTGCAGTGTAACCCATACAAGAACCAATCTTTCAAGATGTCTTTCATTGTTTTCACTAATGTTTCAGTGGAAAACGAAAAGAATCTAATGACAACTTTGAGTGAATGACATTGTGGGGGTGGTAATTCACTCGGTGTAGGAAGGGTCAGATCCTCTTTGTGTGCCCACTCCTTTTCCGAGCAATCCTACAAAACGGGGAATCGGTTAGCGTTGCCCGGCAGGATTCATCTGGGAGGGCACTCTGATGCCTAATAGACACTAGGAGAGGGAAAAATTTTCAATGCtaagcgggtaccacgtggtgcccgttcgcgcatccgagccgtctatttcttttttgaacggcttagatttggaggagagagaaagtgttgagatgagaggagagagagggtttcaatccgacctgtccaaaagtgtatcagatggctcggatgcgccgagtgggtaccacgtgggatatacccactcggcactgaaaaatctctctaGAAGAGAAGGTAAAGGAAAGCACAGTAAATCTCAGATCTTAGATCTCATCCGGGAGGGCACTCTGGTGTTTGAGTCCATTTGGCTGCTGAGTCATTCTCACGAGCCAGTGGGGTCTCTCGGCTCGATCACTGGGCTCACTACACGGGCCTCAGTAATCGTCCTGAGGGTGCAGCCCATTTGCGTTCGGCCCAAACAAGCCCCAGTGAGATGAGCTACCCATGGTGTTAGGCCCACTCACTGTATAGTCGGACTTGGCCCACTACAGACATTGAGGGTGTTTATAGTAGCTAACGCTGGCATAGCCAAGATTTTGTGTCTATGGGGGCGTTTTGGATacaaaacctccctcaaaatccgTAATAAACAATGAACTGGACAGATAATAAAGATGACTATttactgaaaatgaaaataagaacGAAGCTAGCATATTTATTAACCAAGTTAGTAATGTAAGTATTCACAATAGACCACGTCGaacttttatattttcaaaGTTTTTTGATGGTTTCATTATCGACATATATACTCCCTCTATGTATGCAATCGCTCATCCGTTGATCACCAATTTGATTTCTCCCCcccgcgccccccccccccccccccaaaaaaaaaaaactcgataTTCCGGTGGCAGCTGAGACTTATGTTAAAAGCTGATTACTCAAAAACAGAAGCTAAAGAGCTCTTAAAAAAATCATTAGTTTAAGCAAATACTCCCATAATACCACTTTACCAGCAACTATCAGTTTGGGTTCACAAAACCAACATAACAGCTCTTTTAGTACTGCTTGAAAATGACAATTAAAGAACTAAATTACCAACAATGGGCTGAGCATCGAAATGGTGAAGCAAATTGAGTTTAGCACATAGTAATAATTACAGGCAACGTATAGAGGTCTGAAATCTGATTAAATGTCGACAACATGATTGCAAGTTCCACAAGTGTGTTGCACAGTTCTATATCGAAGTGGTACACCCACGTTTTAGTGTGCTTGAACCCATCTAGGCAATTCCACAAACACTTTGTGTGCGTTATTCCAAAAGCTGAAATGTGCTCTATAAAGTCAAAT
This genomic window contains:
- the LOC131331999 gene encoding receptor protein-tyrosine kinase CEPR1-like, coding for MAFQFSFILALSLLSLFNPFQAAATANQSQFFTLMRNSLKGNLLSYWNNTSTGFTPFCSYTGIGCNENGDVVSIDLSAQSLSGHFPDDVCSYLPRLRILRLGHNNLHGNFPSSITNCSLLEQLNMSSTYLTGKLPDFSPLTSLRLLDLSYNHFAGDFPLSVTNLTNLEVLNFNENGGFNLWELPENISGLKKLNTMVLTTCMVRGFIPRSLGNMTSLSDLELSGNFLVGRIPIELGLLKNLKQLELYYNQQLEGEIPEELGNLTELIDLDMSVNKLSGKIPESIWRLPKLQVLQLYNNTLIGEIPEAIESSTTLTTLSLYDNFLTGDVPKGLGRSSPLVLLELSENRLSGELPAEACNGGKLLYFLVLGNSFSGRLPENYARCESLIRFRVSYNRLEGTIPEGLLALPHVSILDIGYNRLNGSIPKSIGNAKNLSELFIQSNGISGVLPPEISQAVNLVKIDLSNNLLSGPIPSEIGNLRKLNSLMLQGNKFNSSITDSLSSLKSLNVLDLSNNHLMGSIPESLCELLPNSMNFSDNLLSGPIPLPFIKGGLVESFSGNPGLCVSVYLSSSHINFPMCSRSSNRKKINVIWVITISMAIMSVGILLYIKRRVCKENSMMERDETSSSSFFSYDVKSFHLISFDQREIAEAMIDKNIVGQGGSGTVYKIQLSNGEVVAVKKLWSRSTKDFASEDHLDLDKELKTEVETLGSIRHKNIVKLYSYFSRLDCSLLIYEYMPNGNLWDALHNGKILLHWPTRHQIALGVAQGLAYLHHDLKLPIIHRDIKSTNILLDITYKPKVADFGIAKVLQARGGKDSTTTVIAGTYGYMAPEYAYTSKATTKCDVYSFGVVLMELVTGRKPVEAEFGEDKNIIYWVSTKVETKEGPIEVLDKQLSGAFKDEMIKVLKIAIRCTYKLPSHRPTISEVVQLLIEADPYGCDICKSSNKTRESADVTKTQS